Proteins encoded together in one Pontiella desulfatans window:
- a CDS encoding helix-turn-helix domain-containing protein: MGSEERKKEEVLRESGTFNARASRISDGLFGSCEFFDARDVVQVKYEMLRRVHEDGVSVAQASADFGFSRVAFYDIQRAWTREGMNGLLPRPRGPRHGHKLTDEVLGFMRSALVKEPALRTPELAERVLGRFGLTVHPRSIERALAKGAKKGLLM, translated from the coding sequence ATGGGAAGCGAAGAGCGGAAGAAGGAAGAGGTGTTGCGGGAGAGCGGAACGTTCAATGCGCGGGCGTCGCGGATCTCGGACGGGTTGTTCGGATCGTGCGAGTTTTTCGACGCGCGGGACGTGGTGCAGGTGAAGTACGAGATGCTTCGCCGCGTGCACGAAGACGGGGTGAGCGTTGCGCAGGCCTCGGCGGACTTCGGCTTTTCGCGGGTGGCGTTCTACGACATTCAGCGGGCATGGACGCGCGAGGGAATGAACGGGTTGTTGCCTCGCCCGCGCGGCCCCAGACACGGGCACAAGTTGACGGACGAGGTGCTGGGTTTCATGCGGTCCGCCTTAGTGAAGGAGCCGGCCTTGCGTACGCCGGAGTTGGCCGAGCGGGTGCTGGGCCGCTTCGGCCTGACGGTGCATCCGCGCAGCATCGAGCGTGCGTTGGCGAAGGGTGCAAAAAAAGGGCTCTTGATGTAG
- a CDS encoding recombinase family protein, producing MESTRQKVTGDHLRRDAYLYIRQSSLQQVLHNTESTRRQYDLRRRAVALGWPDDRVVVIDTDLGKSGASTDREGFQRLVGDVGMGKAGIVLGLEVSRLARNSSDWHRLLEICALTDTLILDEDGLYNPADFNDRLLLGMKGTMSEAELHVLRARLQGGLMNKARRGELRMPLPVGFCYDARDQVVLHPDRQVQEVIGVFFKTYRRTGSAMGVVKWFREQKILFPRALKNGPNRGQIDWTPLSHSRAVHTLRNPRYAGVYVFGRTKTRKQINGPAQTKPKPMEEWDVVIPDAHAGYITWQEYNDNLKTLQACAKAHGSDRRDHPPGEGPALLQGMVGCGVCGKRMTVKYHSGHGKTVPDYLCQSKSTQYGADKCQAMNGGGIDRAVGELLLELVEPMTLDLSMHVQHEVQARLEEADSIRRQGVDRARYQADLARERFMNVDPRNRLVADQLEADWNEKLREATRMQQDYEEQREKDRLNLDEAARRKIRALAKDFPRIWNDPSTSDKQRKRMARLLIEDVTLTRFPEYARVQIRFRGGQTRSLDVPHPPTAWQMRKTPPEMITEIDRLLDHYTESEIVQIFVQRGRKSAAGCEFNRRIIFKICNTHGLANRKDRLLAKGWKTAKELAIEHRVAQTTIRKCSDQFERRACGGERYLYKLKEDHHPEK from the coding sequence ATGGAAAGCACTCGGCAGAAAGTAACCGGTGATCACCTTCGGCGCGATGCATATCTCTATATCCGCCAGTCTTCATTGCAACAGGTTCTTCATAATACGGAAAGTACGCGTCGCCAATATGATCTGCGCCGCCGGGCGGTGGCGCTGGGCTGGCCGGACGACCGCGTCGTCGTCATCGATACCGATCTCGGTAAGTCCGGCGCGTCCACCGACCGCGAAGGGTTTCAGCGTCTGGTAGGTGATGTGGGGATGGGCAAGGCGGGAATTGTACTGGGGCTTGAGGTGTCGCGTCTGGCGCGTAACTCCAGCGATTGGCACCGCCTGCTGGAAATCTGCGCGCTCACCGATACGCTGATCCTTGACGAAGACGGCCTGTACAACCCCGCCGATTTCAACGACCGCCTGCTGTTGGGCATGAAGGGCACGATGAGCGAGGCGGAGCTGCATGTGCTGCGTGCGCGTTTGCAGGGAGGGCTTATGAACAAAGCGCGACGCGGAGAGCTGCGCATGCCCCTGCCTGTCGGTTTTTGTTACGACGCGCGCGACCAGGTCGTCCTGCATCCGGATCGGCAGGTACAGGAGGTGATTGGCGTGTTCTTCAAAACCTATCGGCGCACCGGATCAGCCATGGGGGTGGTGAAATGGTTTCGCGAACAAAAGATTCTGTTTCCCCGAGCCCTTAAAAACGGGCCGAACCGCGGCCAGATCGATTGGACGCCCCTTTCGCATTCACGGGCGGTGCATACCCTGCGCAATCCGCGTTATGCTGGAGTCTATGTGTTTGGCCGTACCAAAACACGAAAGCAGATAAACGGCCCTGCGCAAACCAAACCCAAGCCGATGGAGGAATGGGATGTGGTCATCCCCGATGCCCATGCCGGTTATATCACTTGGCAGGAATACAACGACAACCTTAAAACCCTGCAGGCCTGCGCCAAGGCCCACGGCAGCGACCGGCGCGACCATCCGCCGGGAGAAGGTCCTGCGCTTCTGCAGGGAATGGTCGGTTGCGGAGTATGTGGAAAACGGATGACTGTCAAGTACCACTCAGGGCACGGGAAAACCGTCCCGGACTACCTTTGCCAGAGCAAATCCACCCAATACGGAGCCGATAAATGCCAGGCCATGAACGGGGGCGGGATCGACCGCGCCGTCGGCGAACTCCTGCTCGAACTTGTCGAGCCTATGACGCTCGATCTCTCCATGCACGTACAGCATGAAGTGCAGGCCAGGCTTGAGGAGGCCGACTCCATTCGCCGCCAAGGTGTCGATCGAGCCCGTTACCAGGCCGACCTGGCCCGCGAACGCTTCATGAATGTCGATCCGCGCAACCGCCTGGTTGCCGACCAGCTCGAAGCGGACTGGAACGAGAAGCTCCGTGAGGCAACCCGCATGCAACAGGATTACGAAGAGCAACGGGAAAAGGACCGTCTGAACCTGGATGAGGCAGCCCGTCGGAAGATACGCGCGCTTGCCAAGGACTTCCCACGCATATGGAACGATCCATCAACCTCCGACAAGCAGCGCAAGCGCATGGCCCGCCTGCTCATCGAAGACGTAACACTTACGCGTTTTCCCGAATATGCCCGTGTTCAGATACGGTTCAGGGGAGGGCAGACCCGGTCATTGGACGTCCCGCACCCGCCGACCGCATGGCAGATGCGCAAGACCCCGCCAGAGATGATCACTGAAATCGACCGCCTACTGGATCATTACACCGAGTCCGAAATCGTTCAAATCTTCGTCCAGCGCGGCCGGAAATCCGCTGCGGGATGCGAGTTTAACCGCAGAATCATATTCAAGATATGCAACACCCACGGACTTGCCAACCGCAAAGACCGGCTCCTCGCCAAGGGGTGGAAAACCGCCAAAGAGCTTGCAATAGAGCACCGGGTCGCTCAAACAACAATTAGAAAATGTTCAGACCAATTTGAGAGACGCGCGTGCGGAGGAGAGAGGTATTTATACAAACTAAAGGAAGACCACCATCCAGAAAAATGA
- a CDS encoding transposase, translating to MNNLKENSWFLQVVFILISRFFMPRYDARIQMLKYQIKMLRDRIDDPRVITTPEERAELMRLGALIGHEISDIMLVAKPDTYRGWLRKKAGKKPTRKGGRPETDAGTIKLIIRLASENLGWGYKRIFGELRKLGVTIGLTTIRDIMKRNNFHPVPDKSLKNPDSTWSRFISSHIETLVAIDFFTKPIYTLKGKFDAHVLVFIHLGSRRVFMSPATFHPDEKWVLQQARNAAMWLDDIGVKASHLIRDRDGKFPDSFDGFWECSGTEIVKTPPRTPQANDYASYCTSLEHWNLRFCLAALFRIASTFHFSGWWSSFSLYKYLSPPHARLSNWSEHFLIVV from the coding sequence TTGAACAATTTGAAAGAGAATTCTTGGTTTCTGCAGGTGGTTTTCATTCTCATATCGCGATTTTTCATGCCGCGATATGATGCACGAATTCAGATGCTGAAGTATCAGATCAAAATGCTTCGTGATCGAATTGATGATCCGCGAGTAATCACAACTCCGGAAGAACGGGCAGAGTTGATGCGACTGGGTGCGTTGATCGGCCATGAAATCTCCGATATCATGCTCGTTGCCAAACCGGACACCTATAGAGGATGGCTTCGAAAGAAAGCGGGCAAAAAGCCGACGCGCAAGGGTGGTCGCCCAGAAACGGATGCGGGAACCATCAAATTGATTATCAGACTCGCATCCGAAAATCTGGGATGGGGATATAAGCGAATCTTTGGGGAACTGAGAAAACTGGGAGTCACAATTGGTCTGACGACCATCCGTGACATCATGAAGCGAAACAACTTTCACCCTGTACCGGATAAATCGCTGAAGAATCCAGACAGTACATGGTCGAGGTTCATTAGCTCGCACATCGAAACCTTGGTCGCTATCGACTTTTTTACAAAGCCCATTTATACGCTCAAGGGAAAATTCGACGCGCACGTGCTGGTATTTATCCACCTTGGAAGTCGCCGTGTTTTTATGAGTCCGGCTACGTTTCATCCCGATGAAAAATGGGTGCTTCAGCAGGCAAGAAATGCAGCTATGTGGCTCGATGACATTGGAGTCAAGGCAAGCCATTTGATCCGTGACCGTGATGGAAAATTCCCGGACAGTTTCGATGGCTTCTGGGAGTGTTCGGGTACAGAAATTGTGAAAACTCCGCCACGCACCCCTCAAGCGAACGATTATGCTTCATACTGCACCTCATTGGAACATTGGAATCTACGGTTTTGTTTGGCGGCATTGTTTCGCATTGCTTCAACCTTTCATTTTTCTGGATGGTGGTCTTCCTTTAGTTTGTATAAATACCTCTCTCCTCCGCACGCGCGTCTCTCAAATTGGTCTGAACATTTTCTAATTGTTGTTTGA
- a CDS encoding integrase core domain-containing protein — protein sequence MDGTDGLHKKFVLQIPHEVQLIALPNGFCECYIGKIKSECLNSFICFSMDQLDYISREWLKYYHNHRPHQGKDIGNKILRPDFKPTDKGEIKREQRLGGVISWYYRAQACAA from the coding sequence ATGGATGGAACGGATGGGTTACACAAAAAGTTTGTGCTTCAAATTCCCCATGAGGTGCAGTTGATTGCACTTCCAAACGGATTTTGTGAGTGCTATATCGGAAAAATTAAAAGCGAGTGCCTTAATTCTTTTATCTGCTTCAGTATGGATCAGCTGGACTATATCAGTCGCGAATGGTTGAAATACTATCACAACCACCGACCGCATCAGGGAAAAGATATTGGAAACAAGATTCTTCGACCGGATTTCAAGCCCACGGACAAGGGCGAGATCAAACGCGAGCAACGACTCGGCGGAGTCATTTCGTGGTACTATCGAGCGCAAGCTTGCGCCGCATAA
- a CDS encoding efflux RND transporter permease subunit, protein MPQPVSPIFGTPHQSAPTRITVLKVIVAAEVSESVLRELAERTRDRLLQSKGITQLELTNVRSLEVAIEVKQDKLRELNLSLQDVSDIVARNSVELPGGGMKTTSGEILVRVKDRRDLGREFANIPIVTSADGTQLLLEDIAEIKDRFDESDKFTFFNGKPAMSLTIYRVGKETPLTVEAAVIEVLEELRDTMPDGVEFTIWDNRADSFRGRMSLLLKNGALGLLLVFVLLSVFLEMRLAFWVMLGIPISFLGTFLCMSAMDVSLNMITMFAFLIALGIVVDDAIVVGENVYHYHQDGMPFLDAAIKGARQIAIPVTFSILTNIVAFMPLYFVPGSLGKFFMNIPLVVCATFAISLIEALYILPAHLAHQNDKKKPGRLHRLQQRFSNTFTRFIQTKYGPFLDTVLHYRYFTFSIGLVILIVTLGYVKSGRMGFEMFPSVESDIGLCSYQLPYGAPVEKTKAVHDRVIAAGNKIARDIENETGKKLVKGVFSTIGIGRGASGGHTASIEFELLAPDTRPVSTQQFVDRWRVASGKIGGLKTLRFRSSYGGPGGRGESLTVDLSHRDMNVLEQASKDVAARLSEYPMTRDIDDGFTPGKPQIDFSIKPEGRSLGLTSREIARQVRNSYYGSEAIRQQRGRNEIRVRVRLPEAERDTEFSLEEMIVRTPAGTEVSLREVVNVDRGRAYTSIARRDGRRVITVTADVKPRDQVPRMLTVLTEEILPDVMRKHAGLSFSFEGRQADQRESLGGLFAGLKLALVLIYVLLAIPFKSYWQPLIIMVSIPFGVIGAVIGHMILGYSLSLMSLFGIVALSGVVVNDSLVFIDFANQKRREGADMHDAVIAAGVQRFRPIVLTTLTTFCGLMPMILETSRQAKFLIPMAISLGFGILFATGITLLLIPSLILILEDCGKGVKRFLNWLFARDERDNEA, encoded by the coding sequence ATTCCGCAGCCAGTTTCACCTATCTTCGGTACGCCACACCAATCCGCACCCACCAGGATCACCGTACTCAAAGTAATCGTCGCAGCGGAGGTGTCCGAATCCGTGCTGCGCGAGCTCGCGGAACGAACGCGCGACCGCTTGCTGCAGTCCAAAGGTATTACGCAACTGGAGCTCACCAACGTCCGAAGTCTGGAGGTCGCGATCGAGGTCAAACAGGATAAACTGCGCGAGCTCAATCTTTCGCTACAGGATGTTTCCGACATCGTCGCGCGTAATTCAGTCGAATTGCCGGGCGGAGGCATGAAAACCACCAGTGGCGAGATTCTCGTCCGCGTTAAAGACCGGCGCGATCTCGGCCGCGAGTTCGCGAACATCCCAATCGTTACCTCCGCGGACGGCACCCAATTGCTGCTCGAAGATATCGCGGAAATCAAAGACCGCTTCGACGAATCGGACAAATTCACCTTCTTCAACGGTAAGCCCGCGATGTCCCTCACCATTTACCGCGTGGGCAAGGAGACGCCGTTGACCGTGGAAGCGGCGGTAATAGAAGTCCTCGAGGAACTGCGGGACACCATGCCGGATGGTGTGGAGTTCACCATCTGGGATAACCGGGCCGACAGCTTCCGCGGTCGGATGTCGTTGTTGCTCAAAAACGGAGCGCTCGGGCTCCTGCTGGTGTTCGTTCTGCTGAGCGTGTTCCTCGAGATGCGCCTCGCATTTTGGGTGATGCTCGGTATTCCCATCTCCTTCCTTGGCACGTTCCTGTGCATGTCCGCGATGGACGTGAGCCTGAACATGATCACCATGTTCGCGTTCCTGATCGCGCTGGGCATCGTGGTGGACGACGCGATCGTGGTGGGCGAGAACGTGTATCATTATCACCAAGACGGCATGCCGTTTCTGGACGCGGCGATCAAGGGCGCGCGGCAAATCGCGATTCCCGTCACGTTCAGCATCCTAACCAATATCGTGGCGTTCATGCCGCTCTATTTCGTACCCGGCTCCCTGGGGAAATTCTTCATGAATATTCCGTTAGTGGTGTGCGCGACCTTCGCGATCTCGCTGATCGAGGCGCTCTATATTCTTCCCGCCCATCTCGCGCATCAGAATGATAAGAAAAAACCGGGGCGGCTCCATCGACTGCAGCAACGCTTCAGCAACACCTTCACGCGCTTCATCCAAACCAAATACGGCCCATTTCTCGACACGGTTCTCCACTACCGCTACTTCACCTTCAGCATCGGCCTCGTGATTCTGATCGTGACGTTGGGCTACGTGAAAAGCGGCCGCATGGGCTTCGAGATGTTCCCCAGCGTCGAGTCCGATATCGGCCTCTGCAGTTACCAGCTCCCCTATGGCGCGCCCGTGGAAAAGACCAAAGCCGTGCACGACCGCGTCATCGCGGCTGGGAATAAAATCGCCCGGGATATTGAAAACGAAACGGGTAAAAAACTCGTCAAAGGCGTCTTTTCCACCATCGGCATTGGCCGCGGCGCCTCCGGCGGACATACCGCGAGCATTGAGTTCGAACTGCTCGCTCCCGATACGCGTCCCGTCTCCACGCAGCAGTTCGTCGATCGTTGGCGCGTCGCCAGTGGGAAAATCGGTGGCTTGAAGACTCTGCGGTTTCGCTCCTCCTACGGCGGTCCCGGCGGCCGCGGCGAATCCCTCACCGTCGATCTCTCCCACCGCGATATGAACGTGCTCGAGCAAGCCAGCAAAGACGTCGCGGCCCGGCTAAGCGAATACCCCATGACGCGCGACATCGACGACGGCTTCACACCCGGCAAACCGCAGATCGATTTCTCCATCAAACCGGAGGGCCGCAGCCTTGGACTCACCTCGCGTGAAATCGCGCGGCAGGTCCGCAACTCCTACTACGGTTCCGAGGCGATCCGGCAGCAACGCGGCCGCAACGAAATCCGCGTGCGCGTGCGCCTCCCGGAAGCTGAACGCGACACCGAATTCAGCCTGGAGGAAATGATCGTCCGAACGCCCGCGGGCACCGAAGTATCCTTGCGTGAAGTGGTCAACGTTGATCGCGGGCGCGCCTACACCTCTATCGCCCGGCGCGATGGCCGACGCGTCATCACCGTGACCGCGGACGTCAAACCGCGCGACCAGGTTCCGCGGATGCTGACCGTGCTCACCGAGGAGATCCTGCCCGACGTCATGCGTAAACACGCGGGGCTCTCCTTTTCGTTCGAGGGGCGTCAGGCCGACCAACGCGAAAGCCTTGGCGGACTCTTCGCCGGCCTGAAGCTCGCGTTGGTTCTGATTTACGTTTTGCTCGCGATCCCTTTCAAGAGCTACTGGCAACCGCTGATCATCATGGTCTCGATCCCGTTCGGCGTCATTGGCGCGGTCATCGGCCATATGATTCTCGGATACAGCCTTAGCCTGATGAGCCTGTTCGGCATCGTCGCGCTTTCGGGCGTGGTGGTGAACGACTCGCTGGTCTTCATCGATTTCGCAAACCAAAAACGCCGCGAGGGCGCGGACATGCACGACGCGGTCATCGCCGCGGGCGTGCAGCGCTTCCGGCCCATCGTCCTGACGACGCTCACCACCTTCTGCGGCCTGATGCCGATGATTCTGGAAACCTCGCGTCAGGCCAAGTTCCTGATTCCCATGGCGATCTCGCTCGGATTCGGCATTCTCTTCGCGACCGGCATCACCCTCCTGCTCATCCCCTCGCTTATCCTGATCCTCGAAGACTGCGGAAAGGGCGTGAAACGCTTCCTCAACTGGCTTTTCGCGCGGGATGAGCGAGATAACGAGGCGTGA
- a CDS encoding glycosyl hydrolase, translating to MIHRTQTSTRSLIYILLSVILSAFTPSSLGAADSLDEMFINPPQIAKPQVWWHWMYGNVTKEGITKDLEQMQDIGIGGVTQFHNAWTEGGKGTRATPRGPVRFMSPEYRELVSYALKECERLDMTMGLQICDGFSQTGGPWITPNTGMRELRCKKLPVKGGKTLSYTVPDNTVLILAYPGTIETPQGEEAVNSPMIKPRNPYLKKNEGEAGTAIESNKFINLMAQLQADGTLTWDTPKGDWVVLVFHHVLNPAVNHPASPEGRGLECSKLNSDAVDLVYDKVVGPLIEDAGDLAGKTLKHVLIDSWECKYQSWSKEFAEEFKKRRGYDPAPYLPALAKIPVNSVEESNRFLCDFRMTLDDLLAEEYYGHVRDRLHEKGMQLHAEVLYGWDQMFGNSIRQYGICDVPMNEIWMRRNILRERAFTGYAATAGHVYGKSIIKDESFTVGGAMGDFSYVPEDLKSTADFLLCRGTTKFVLHTSTHQPYDEKPGWTHGWNGVNFHRGNTWWPYADGFVNYLGRTSYMLQQGLFVADVCRYVGHEDTFSKMFGEMSLENLPEGYRADHCDNTVLLERMDVKDGRIVLPDGMSYAVLLLADKKTMSPEVLQRLTRLVEKGATVIGPKPETAPGLTDYPQCDETVRKLADRLWGPCDGKTITESRFGKGRVVWGKPLPELLKEMKLQADFSYTTKSNKRINFIHRTLPDAEIYFIATAGKGCMVDCSFRVTGKQPELFDPLTGEVSDIAVYDDQDGRIRIPIQLEAQGSKIIVFRKNAKDSVVEIKHDGVIVFAPDKRLSKDFASLPATFKLTSDGSIAVIQQSDCGALEWKTAAGRKGKLPQARLPKSLTLSGPWNVRFEEGRGAPAEITLDKLASWSEHTDSGVRYFSGEGTYRKAFTLQNDFLKNTRISLDLGDVKGLAEVLVNGESAGTLWRSPFVIDITMLVQAGKNDLSIKVVNTWVNRLIGDKNVPKDERIGQIVPTDPTWYKATSPLHPSGLLGPIYIRASQEYILPQKLRNQ from the coding sequence ATGATACATAGAACCCAAACAAGTACTCGGTCGCTGATCTACATACTTTTGTCCGTGATATTAAGTGCTTTTACACCCTCTTCATTGGGCGCTGCGGATTCGCTGGACGAGATGTTTATCAACCCACCTCAGATTGCCAAACCGCAGGTATGGTGGCATTGGATGTACGGAAATGTGACCAAAGAAGGGATCACTAAGGACCTGGAGCAGATGCAGGATATTGGCATCGGTGGCGTAACTCAATTCCATAATGCGTGGACCGAAGGCGGAAAGGGAACACGTGCAACTCCGCGCGGTCCGGTCCGTTTTATGAGTCCGGAATACCGGGAATTGGTAAGCTATGCGCTCAAAGAATGCGAGCGCCTGGATATGACCATGGGGCTTCAAATCTGTGATGGATTCAGCCAGACCGGAGGTCCATGGATCACCCCGAATACGGGCATGAGGGAGCTTCGATGCAAGAAACTTCCTGTAAAAGGTGGAAAGACACTAAGCTATACAGTACCCGATAACACGGTGTTGATTCTTGCTTATCCGGGAACGATTGAAACTCCCCAAGGTGAAGAAGCGGTTAACAGTCCCATGATCAAGCCCAGAAATCCGTACCTCAAGAAAAATGAAGGAGAGGCTGGGACGGCGATTGAAAGCAATAAGTTCATCAATTTGATGGCTCAGCTGCAAGCAGACGGGACCTTGACATGGGATACACCAAAAGGGGATTGGGTTGTATTGGTTTTCCATCATGTGCTTAACCCGGCAGTCAATCACCCCGCTTCACCAGAGGGGCGTGGGTTGGAGTGTAGCAAGCTGAATAGCGATGCCGTCGATCTGGTTTATGACAAAGTTGTCGGGCCGTTGATTGAAGATGCCGGTGATTTGGCAGGGAAGACCCTGAAACATGTTCTGATCGACAGTTGGGAATGTAAGTATCAATCGTGGTCAAAGGAGTTTGCAGAAGAATTTAAAAAGCGCAGGGGCTATGATCCGGCTCCTTATCTACCTGCATTGGCTAAAATTCCGGTGAACAGTGTGGAGGAATCGAACCGTTTCCTTTGCGATTTCCGGATGACTCTGGATGACCTGCTGGCAGAAGAATATTATGGTCATGTTCGTGATCGTTTGCATGAAAAAGGTATGCAATTGCATGCGGAAGTTCTCTACGGTTGGGACCAGATGTTCGGAAACTCGATTCGCCAATACGGCATATGCGACGTGCCCATGAATGAGATCTGGATGAGACGAAATATTTTGCGCGAACGCGCATTTACTGGCTATGCCGCAACTGCCGGACACGTGTATGGAAAATCCATTATCAAAGACGAGTCCTTCACGGTGGGGGGAGCAATGGGAGACTTTTCCTATGTGCCGGAAGATTTAAAAAGCACAGCTGATTTTCTTCTGTGCAGAGGAACAACTAAATTTGTGCTTCATACCTCGACGCATCAACCCTATGACGAGAAGCCAGGATGGACCCATGGATGGAACGGCGTAAACTTTCATCGCGGCAATACCTGGTGGCCTTATGCCGACGGATTTGTAAATTATCTTGGCCGGACTTCCTATATGCTTCAGCAGGGCTTATTTGTGGCCGATGTCTGCCGCTATGTGGGACACGAAGATACATTCAGCAAAATGTTCGGAGAAATGTCCCTTGAAAACCTGCCGGAAGGCTACCGGGCCGACCATTGCGATAATACCGTGCTGTTGGAGCGGATGGATGTAAAGGATGGTCGGATTGTGTTGCCGGATGGAATGTCCTATGCCGTTCTACTGTTGGCCGACAAAAAGACCATGTCTCCGGAAGTTCTTCAAAGGTTAACCCGGTTGGTAGAGAAAGGGGCGACCGTAATCGGGCCCAAACCGGAAACCGCGCCAGGGTTAACGGACTATCCGCAATGTGATGAGACGGTGCGTAAGTTGGCGGACAGGCTTTGGGGCCCATGTGATGGCAAGACGATTACGGAATCCAGGTTCGGCAAGGGCCGCGTTGTCTGGGGCAAGCCACTTCCTGAGTTATTAAAAGAAATGAAGCTGCAAGCGGATTTTTCCTATACGACAAAGTCAAATAAGAGGATCAACTTTATTCATCGCACACTACCGGATGCAGAGATCTACTTTATTGCGACAGCCGGCAAGGGCTGCATGGTGGATTGTTCATTTCGCGTAACGGGAAAACAGCCGGAATTGTTTGACCCACTGACCGGAGAGGTCAGCGACATTGCCGTATATGACGACCAGGACGGACGCATTCGCATCCCGATTCAGCTTGAAGCCCAGGGTTCCAAAATAATTGTCTTCAGGAAAAACGCCAAGGACTCTGTCGTAGAGATCAAGCATGACGGTGTCATCGTGTTTGCGCCAGACAAACGGTTAAGTAAAGACTTTGCTTCCCTGCCGGCCACATTCAAGCTTACATCCGACGGCTCCATCGCCGTAATTCAACAGTCTGACTGCGGTGCGTTGGAATGGAAAACGGCTGCCGGCAGGAAAGGGAAACTCCCGCAGGCGCGCCTTCCGAAATCGCTAACTCTTTCCGGACCATGGAACGTTCGGTTTGAAGAAGGGCGTGGTGCACCAGCTGAGATAACATTAGATAAACTGGCATCGTGGTCCGAGCATACGGATAGTGGCGTCAGGTATTTCAGTGGCGAGGGAACCTACAGAAAGGCCTTCACCTTGCAAAATGATTTTCTAAAGAACACACGTATCTCACTTGATCTCGGAGATGTTAAAGGCTTGGCCGAGGTGCTGGTAAATGGGGAATCTGCCGGGACGCTCTGGCGCTCGCCTTTTGTCATCGATATCACAATGCTTGTTCAGGCAGGAAAGAACGATCTCTCCATCAAAGTAGTCAATACATGGGTCAACCGACTGATAGGCGACAAAAACGTTCCGAAAGACGAACGGATCGGCCAAATAGTTCCTACCGACCCAACGTGGTACAAGGCAACGTCCCCACTGCATCCATCAGGGCTGCTGGGGCCGATTTACATACGTGCTTCTCAGGAATATATCCTGCCTCAGAAGTTGAGAAACCAGTAA
- a CDS encoding DUF5372 family protein, with translation MQSTAPHGEFEAQTFCVTHPFHPLAGRLFPVVEVRRNWSEECVYFRNGPGRLASIPLAWTSLSVLDPFFELSEGLALFRCEDLLALVRYLDSQREVGDDNT, from the coding sequence GTGCAATCAACTGCACCTCATGGGGAATTTGAAGCACAAACTTTTTGTGTAACCCATCCGTTCCATCCATTGGCAGGGAGGCTATTCCCTGTTGTGGAGGTGCGGCGCAACTGGAGCGAGGAGTGCGTGTATTTTCGCAACGGCCCGGGCCGTCTGGCCTCGATTCCCCTTGCATGGACGTCGTTGTCCGTTCTGGATCCTTTTTTCGAGTTGAGTGAAGGTCTCGCTTTGTTCCGATGCGAGGACCTGCTGGCTCTCGTTCGCTATCTGGATTCGCAGAGGGAGGTGGGCGATGATAACACGTAA